A region from the Schistocerca serialis cubense isolate TAMUIC-IGC-003099 chromosome 1, iqSchSeri2.2, whole genome shotgun sequence genome encodes:
- the LOC126456747 gene encoding transcription factor 15-like, whose product MPPCTTGSDMDSLIRVETPSSLDSNNNPPENLICPETTCSEGKELVNGLSGSDSVAEEAAVGEGRKGRYSLRPRSLLRPQITEYVVDECAVAGGGGDEREEPSQPCEGGAGRRGGGGGRRARRQAQPLSRYRRRTANARERERMREINAAFEALRRALPPGHPQELQEQAGDKVTKIATLRLAIRYIAELTRALDAVSSAQLPEEPDCGPQRALPPVSSLLTLTAGPLLGLRDDDSPLPLPLCLTPPPGLDDLCLEPR is encoded by the coding sequence ATGCCGCCCTGCACCACTGGCAGTGACATGGACAGTTTAATCCGCGTGGAGACGCCGTCGAGTCTGGACTCGAACAACAACCCCCCAGAAAACCTCATCTGCCCGGAGACCACCTGCAGCGAGGGGAAAGAACTGGTGAACGGACTGTCGGGTTCCGATTCGGTTGCCGAGGAGGCAGCGGTCGGAGAGGGGCGGAAAGGGAGATACTCTCTGAGGCCGCGCTCGCTGCTCAGGCCGCAGATCACCGAGTACGTCGTCGACGAGTGTGCGGTAGCAGGGGGCGGCGGAGACGAGCGGGAAGAGCCGTCGCAGCCGTGCGAGGGCGGCGCCGGCAggaggggcggcgggggcggcaggagGGCGCGGCGCCAGGCGCAGCCGCTCAGCAGGTACCGCCGCAGGACGGCCAACGCCCGGGAGCGCGAGCGCATGCGAGAGATCAACGCCGCGTTCGAGGCGCTGCGGCGCGCGCTGCCGCCCGGCCACCCCCAGGAGCTGCAGGAGCAGGCCGGCGACAAGGTCACCAAGATCGCGACGCTGAGGCTCGCCATCCGCTACATCGCCGAGCTGACGCGCGCGCTCGATGCCGTCTCCTCGGCGCAGCTGCCGGAGGAGCCGGACTGCGGTCCCCAGAGGGCGCTGCCGCCCGTCTCGTCACTGCTCACGCTGACTGCCGGCCCGCTGCTGGGGCTGCGGGACGACGACAGCCCGCTGCCGCTGCCACTGTGTCTGACGCCGCCTCCCGGCCTCGATGACCTGTGCCTCGAACCGCGGTGA